One region of Mucilaginibacter sp. 14171R-50 genomic DNA includes:
- a CDS encoding ABC transporter ATP-binding protein gives MEEIKQTNPDMAKPANEVVVDIDHISKSFGDKEVLKDINLKVKRGENVVVLGKSGQGKSVTIQCIVGLLTPDSGTVKVFGDDVALMNDDELKSLRTKVGFLFQSGALYDSMTVRDNLEFPLTRILKITDQAELDKRVEEALDGVGLLDAIDKLPSDLSGGMRKRAGLARTMIVRPEIMLYDEPTTGLDPITSREISELILKIQKKYKTSSIIITHDMECAKITADRVVIMNEGTYIAEGLFDELKNSDDELVRSFFNETT, from the coding sequence ATGGAAGAGATAAAACAAACTAATCCTGATATGGCTAAACCTGCAAACGAGGTAGTGGTGGATATAGATCATATTTCCAAATCGTTTGGCGATAAGGAAGTGCTTAAGGATATAAACCTAAAGGTCAAACGCGGCGAAAATGTAGTGGTGCTCGGTAAATCCGGCCAGGGTAAATCCGTTACTATACAATGTATAGTTGGCCTGCTTACGCCTGATAGCGGTACTGTGAAGGTTTTTGGCGATGATGTGGCCCTGATGAACGATGATGAGTTGAAAAGCCTGCGTACTAAGGTGGGCTTCCTGTTCCAAAGCGGGGCGCTGTATGATTCTATGACCGTGAGGGATAACCTTGAGTTTCCGCTTACCCGTATCCTCAAGATCACGGATCAGGCCGAATTAGATAAGCGGGTAGAAGAAGCCCTGGATGGCGTGGGCCTTCTGGATGCTATAGATAAGCTGCCATCAGACCTTTCGGGCGGAATGCGCAAACGTGCCGGGCTGGCCAGAACAATGATTGTACGGCCCGAAATTATGCTCTACGACGAACCTACGACCGGCCTTGACCCGATCACCTCGCGCGAGATAAGCGAGCTTATCCTGAAAATTCAAAAAAAGTACAAAACCTCATCTATCATCATCACCCACGATATGGAATGCGCCAAAATTACGGCCGACCGCGTAGTGATCATGAACGAAGGGACATATATAGCCGAAGGCTTGTTTGATGAGCTAAAAAACTCTGACGACGAATTGGTAAGATCATTTTTTAACGAAACAACATGA
- a CDS encoding MlaD family protein encodes MKTTSSQKIRIGAFTVVGMLILFLAVFYIGNQKSMFSSTFKVYGTFKNVNGLTVGNNVRFAGINVGVVESINIVTDSSVRVDLTLNNSVKKFIKTDSKMSIGSDGLMGDKLVVIAPGGVKSNTEVQEGNQLESVNPVDVDKIVTKLTKVADNAESLTGDLADIVAKINNGKGSIGRLLNSEQMAKDLEGTVKQAKTTIKGVHATTQTLNEDLKAAQNNFLLKGFFKKKEKAKQDSLKKIKEAKEKAAKEAAKKKKENN; translated from the coding sequence ATGAAAACCACATCATCACAAAAAATAAGGATAGGCGCGTTCACCGTAGTGGGGATGCTGATACTATTTCTTGCTGTATTTTACATCGGCAACCAAAAAAGCATGTTCAGCTCTACCTTTAAAGTTTACGGAACGTTTAAAAACGTTAACGGCCTTACCGTAGGTAACAACGTGCGGTTTGCGGGGATAAACGTGGGGGTGGTTGAGTCTATAAACATCGTAACAGATAGTTCGGTGCGGGTAGACCTTACGTTAAACAATTCTGTTAAAAAGTTTATCAAAACCGATTCGAAAATGAGTATCGGCAGCGATGGTTTAATGGGAGATAAGCTTGTTGTTATAGCACCCGGAGGCGTTAAAAGCAACACCGAGGTTCAGGAGGGCAACCAACTGGAATCAGTGAACCCGGTTGATGTGGATAAGATAGTAACCAAGCTGACTAAGGTGGCGGATAACGCCGAAAGCCTGACGGGCGACCTTGCGGATATTGTAGCCAAAATTAATAACGGAAAAGGCAGCATTGGGCGCCTGCTGAATAGTGAACAAATGGCTAAGGACCTGGAAGGGACTGTAAAGCAGGCTAAAACAACAATTAAGGGAGTGCATGCTACCACCCAAACATTGAACGAGGATTTAAAGGCCGCACAGAATAACTTTTTGCTTAAGGGATTTTTTAAGAAAAAAGAGAAGGCCAAACAAGATTCGCTAAAGAAGATAAAAGAAGCCAAAGAAAAGGCAGCAAAAGAAGCCGCGAAGAAGAAAAAGGAGAATAATTGA